The window CTTTTAGAGCATTTTTTTGATATGCTATATATATTGTAGGTTGTTTTTCAACTGTTTTCTCTTCTGCTTCTAAAATTGCTATAAGTCGTTCAATGCCTATTGCAAAGCCCACTGCTGGTACATGGTGTCCACCCAGTTCTTCTATGAGATAGTCATATCGGCCGCCTCCGAGCAGTGCGTTTTGTGCGCCAAGATTTGTTGAGACGACTTCAAATACCGTTTTTGTATAGTAGTCAAGGCCTCTTGCAAGATTGTTATCCAGTTCAAATGGGATATCCATTAATGTTAAATCTTTTTTTACAGCATCAAGGTGTTCCTTGCATTCTTCGCATAAATAATCAGCAATTTTAGGAAGCGATTTTTTTAGCGCATTACTTTCTTTTTTACAGTCTAGAATGCGCAACGGGTTGGTGTAAAATCTTTTTTTGCAATCGTCGCATAGATCATCGTAGCGTGGTTTAAGTGCATTTTTTAATGCATCTTTATATAATGGCCTGCATTTTTTGCAGCCTATGCTATTTAATTTAACCTTTATTTCCTTAAGGGAGAACCGTTTTGCTATGGTAAATGCGAGTGAGATAACTTCTGCATCAAGTAGTGGCGAAATGTCGCCAATGGCTTCTACTCCGAATTGATAGAATTCTCTGTACCTACCTTTTTGTGGTTTTTCATATCTAAAGCATGGGCCTATATAATACAATCTTAGTGGAGAAGGTATGGTTTCGAAGTGATGTTCAACGTAACTTCTTGCTATAGATGCAGTAATTTCAGGCCTCAAAGTAAGGCTTCTTCCGCCTTTATCTTCAAATGTATACATTTCTTTTTCTACGATATCAGTATCTTGCCCAACTGAACGTTGAAAGAGCTCCGTGTATTCAATAATAGGCGTTACTATTTCTGTATAACCATATTGTTCTGCAGTTTCTGATAAAACTCTTTTGCTATACTGAAAGAATTTGATATCTTTTCCGTATGTATCTTTACAGCCTTTTACTGTTTTAATCATAAATTTCTCCTTTTATGATATTATTTTATCATTTCTTTTGCAAATTAAAATTATGTAAAAATAGTGAATTAGTTTTTTGTTTATATTATGATTCTGAAAAATTTTAATTTGCCTATTTTTAGTACGTCCCCTTTTTTTAATGGTATCGTGTTTTTAAAGTCTTTTACTTTTTCTCCGTTTATCTGTATTCCTCCCTGCTTGATAAGTCTTTTTGCATCTGATTTTGATTTTACAATACCTTTTTCATTAAGCATTGCTACAATATTTACTTTGCCATCTCGGATGAATTTTGATATGTTGAGTTCTTCCATATTCTTGGGCATTTCTTTTTTACTGAAGATATTTTTAAAATTTTCTTCTGCTATGTTTGCATCTTCTTGCGAGTGAAATAAAGTTACAATTTCTCTTGCAAGCTGCATTTTTAGCTTCATTGGATTTTCTTTTCCATCTTGTATAATTTTGTCTATTTCTTTTGTTTCCTTTTCTGGTTTCTGCAGGATAAGAGAATAATATTCTGATATTAATGTGTCTGGTATGGACATCACTTTTCCAAACATTGTACCAGGATTTTCTGTTATCCCTATGTAGTTTTTGAGACTTTTACTCATTTTTTTTATTCCGTCTGTTCCCCGTAAGATTGGCATAGTGATTGCGATTTGTGGCACCATATTCATTGATTCTTGTAGTTTCCGGCCCATCAGCAAATTAAATTTTTGGTCAGTTCCACCTAGCTCTACATCTGCTTTTATGGCAACAGAATCATATGCTTGCATTACCGGATAGAAGAACTCGTGAAAGAAAATAGGGGTGCCTGATTCATACCTTTTTAAGAAATCATCTCTTTCCAAAATTCTTGCAATAGTGAATTTTGATGCGATACGAATCAATTGTTCAAGTGAGATTTTTGATAGCCATTCGGAATTAAAGTGGATTTTTGTTTTATCCTTATCAAGAATTTTAAACACTTGTTCAAAATATGTTTTTGCATTTTCTTCTATCTGTTCCCTGGAAAGCGGGGGGCGTGTTTTGGATTGCTCGGAAGGGTCACCTATTAATGCTGTAAAATCTCCTATAATGAATATGACTGTATGTCCTAATTCTTGAAAATTTCTAAGTTTTCTCAGTACAATATAGTGGCCGAGGTGAAGGTCTGGTGCGGTTGGATCTGCTCCAAGCTTTATCCTGAGTTTTTTCCCACTTGCTAGCCGTTTTTTAAGTTCATCTACGCTGATAATTTCTACTACTCCGTCTTTTATCTTTTTTAATGAAGTTATCATTTTTGCCTCCTGATTAGTTGTTACATTTTAGATAAACTTTTTTCAATGTCAAATCCTTGTCTGAGTTACATGCTTTGAGACTCAGGATAATGTTTTAAGAAAATCTATGGGTGATAAATTATTAAGGCCTTTATGAACTCTCTCAGTATTATACCAGAATAGGTAAT is drawn from Caldisericota bacterium and contains these coding sequences:
- the hisS gene encoding histidine--tRNA ligase — translated: MIKTVKGCKDTYGKDIKFFQYSKRVLSETAEQYGYTEIVTPIIEYTELFQRSVGQDTDIVEKEMYTFEDKGGRSLTLRPEITASIARSYVEHHFETIPSPLRLYYIGPCFRYEKPQKGRYREFYQFGVEAIGDISPLLDAEVISLAFTIAKRFSLKEIKVKLNSIGCKKCRPLYKDALKNALKPRYDDLCDDCKKRFYTNPLRILDCKKESNALKKSLPKIADYLCEECKEHLDAVKKDLTLMDIPFELDNNLARGLDYYTKTVFEVVSTNLGAQNALLGGGRYDYLIEELGGHHVPAVGFAIGIERLIAILEAEEKTVEKQPTIYIAYQKNALKEAIAIASILRNNGFIVLMDTKGGNFKKQLERSAKQHSFYTIILGEEEKEKRVLQIKNMKTKEQKEIPSDQIITFLKNYTKGEKNA
- the tyrS gene encoding tyrosine--tRNA ligase, which gives rise to MITSLKKIKDGVVEIISVDELKKRLASGKKLRIKLGADPTAPDLHLGHYIVLRKLRNFQELGHTVIFIIGDFTALIGDPSEQSKTRPPLSREQIEENAKTYFEQVFKILDKDKTKIHFNSEWLSKISLEQLIRIASKFTIARILERDDFLKRYESGTPIFFHEFFYPVMQAYDSVAIKADVELGGTDQKFNLLMGRKLQESMNMVPQIAITMPILRGTDGIKKMSKSLKNYIGITENPGTMFGKVMSIPDTLISEYYSLILQKPEKETKEIDKIIQDGKENPMKLKMQLAREIVTLFHSQEDANIAEENFKNIFSKKEMPKNMEELNISKFIRDGKVNIVAMLNEKGIVKSKSDAKRLIKQGGIQINGEKVKDFKNTIPLKKGDVLKIGKLKFFRIII